Proteins encoded in a region of the Eschrichtius robustus isolate mEscRob2 chromosome 16, mEscRob2.pri, whole genome shotgun sequence genome:
- the GMEB2 gene encoding glucocorticoid modulatory element-binding protein 2 isoform X2, protein MAEEEESLEAEIVYPITCGDSRANLIWRKFVCPGINVKCVQYDEHVISPKEFVHLAGKSTLKDWKRAIRMNGIMLRKIMDSGELDFYQHDRVCSNTCRSTKIDLSGARASLGSPTPAEYIPLTPATADVNGAPATITIETCEDPGDWTTAVGDDTFAFWRGLKDAGLLDEVIQEFHQELVETMKGLQQRVQDPPLQLRDAVLLNNIVQNFGMLDLVKKVLASHKCQMDRSREQYARDLAALEQQCDEHRRRAKELKHKSQHLSNVLMTLTPVSLPPPVKRPRLARATSGPAAIASQVLAQSAQIALTPGVPVSQLTGVPLGKVVSTLPSPMLGKAMPQAAPASSPASPLLGGYTVLASSGTTFPSTVEIHPDASSLTVLSTAAMQDGSTVVKVVSPLQLLALPGLGPTLQNVAQVSPGGSTIVTVPTGAVESAVAGPGPEEHTATIEVAAMAEGHEHK, encoded by the exons TACGATGAGCATGTCATCAGCCCCAAGGAGTTTGTGCACCTGGCCGGCAAGTCCACGCTGAAGGACTGGAAGCGAGCCATCCGCATGAACGGCATCATGCTCAG GAAGATCATGGACTCCGGGGAGCTGGACTTCTACCAGCATGACAGGGTCTGCTCCAACACCTGCCGCAGCACCAAGATCGACCTCTCGGGGGCCCGCGCGTCCCTGGGCAGCCCCACGCCTGCCGAGTACATCCCGCTCACGCCCGCCACGGCCGACG TGAACGGGGCTCCTGCCACCATCACCATCGAGACTTGTGAGGACCCTGGGGACTGGACCACAGCCGTCGGAG ATGACACGTTTGCCTTCTGGAGAGGGCTGAAGGACGCAGGCCTGCTGGACGAGGTCATACAGGAGTTCCACCAGGAGCTGGTGGAGACCATGAAGGGTCTGCAGCAGCGGGTCCAGGACCCTCCCCTGCAGCTCCGAG ACGCCGTCCTCCTCAACAACATCGTGCAGAACTTCGGCATGCTGGACCTCGTGAAGAAGGTGCTGGCCAGCCACAAGTGCCAGATGGACCGCTCTCGGGAGCAGTACGCCCGCGACCTGGCAG CGCTGGAGCAGCAGTGTGACGAGCACCGCCGTCGGGCCAAGGAGCTCAAGCACAAGTCGCAGCACCTCAGCAACGTGCTCATGACGCTGACGCCGgtctccctgccaccccccgTGAAGCGGCCCCGGCTCGCCAGGGCCACGTCCGGGCCGGCCGCCATCGCCTCGCAGGTGCTCGCCCAGTCCGCCCAGATCGCCCTGACCCCCGGCGTACCCGTCTCCCAGCTCACCGGCGTGCCGCTGGGCAAAGTGGTGtccaccctgccctcccccatgCTGGGCAAGGCCATGCCCCAGGCTGCTCCGGCAAGCTCCCCCGCTTCACCGCTGCTTGGGGGCTACACGGTGCTGGCCTCCTCGGGCACCACCTTCCCCAGCACGGTGGAGATCCACCCGGACGCGTCCAGCCTCACGGTCCTGAGCACAGCCGCCATGCAGGACGGCAGCACTGTGGTCAAGGTGGTGAGCCCGCTGCAGCTGCTGGCCCTGCCCGGCCTGGGCCCCACCCTGCAGAACGTGGCCCAGGTGTCGCCCGGGGGCAGCACCATCGTGACGGTGCCCACGGGGGCCGTTGAGAGCGCCGTGGCCGGCCCGGGACCCGAGGAGCACACGGCCACCATCGAGGTGGCCGCCATGGCGGAGGGCCACGAGCACAAGTAG